From the Lolium rigidum isolate FL_2022 chromosome 2, APGP_CSIRO_Lrig_0.1, whole genome shotgun sequence genome, one window contains:
- the LOC124689734 gene encoding F-box protein At3g56470-like: MDRGKRAVDWPPTADERKTKKPCCACDPPTTATVPEISSLLSSLSVAKRHRSSAADDDHHALKRPRHHHHDALAQLLHDRMRGLEICSDETGMEDTSNSTTLPPRRDWSSFTPDMLRLICGWLPLADVPRFAAVCRHWSSCAFPVYPADTAPVLLSTVVTGNGLSVRCYHPCLHKMFVIATPPQTRLPQGSRVFSAAADGCLMLRTTRKTVLFAPLLDDGGSVFETPQREDDQGFMCCAPPQHDDDDDSHCNNHKVFAVYPELDAIKIQSWDGRSWRSFHNSANFFKTSFSCNPVMHRGKLYCLGQEGNLGVYDPGKIKWRVLPKPASFGSEFQYKNCYLVESQGELLAALTGGNSGMPAIHVLRLNEKKMKWERMESLGGRSLFTGTTSSLSMARPPQSMANKVFLPRFYGRPQVIHAELASSGGRLFFVAKEAMPKKDEDGGGGAWCYDLDSDFHRPFAGASCKNLLQHVWVHLGRVASPRNDLMVIG, from the exons ATGGATAGAGGGAAGAGGGCGGTGGACTGGCCGCCGACGGCcgacgagaggaagacgaagaagcCATGCTGCGCCTGCGATCCTCCTACCACCGCCACTGTACCAGAGATCTCCTCCCTCCTCTCGTCGCTCTCCGTCGCCAAGCGGCACCGCTCTTCCGCCGCCGACGATGACCACCACGCGCTCAAGCGCCCGCGTCACCATCACCACGATGCCCTAGCCCAATTACTACACGACCGCATGCGAG GATTGGAGATCTGTTCCGATGAAACGGGCATGGAAGACACTAGTAATAGCACTACCCTGCCGCCGCGCCGTGATTGGTCGAGCTTCACGCCGGACATGCTCCGGCTGATATGCGGCTGGCTCCCGCTGGCCGACGTCCCCCGGTTCGCCGCTGTGTGCAGGCACTGGAGCTCGTGCGCGTTCCCGGTCTACCCGGCCGACACCGCCCCCGTCCTTCTCAGCACCGTGGTCACCGGCAATGGCTTGTCGGTCCGGTGCTACCATCCCTGCCTGCACAAGATGTTCGTCATCGCCACTCCTCCCCAAACACGTCTGCCTCAAGGCAGCAGGGTCTTCTCGGCTGCCGCCGACGGATGTCTGATGctcaggacgacgaggaagaccgtCCTGTTCGCTCCTCTGCTGGATGATGGCGGCTCCGTGTTCGAGACTCCGCAAAGGGAGGACGACCAAGGTTTCATGTGCTGCGCGCCACCGCaacacgatgatgatgatgatagtcACTGCAACAACCACAAGGTTTTCGCCGTCTACCCAGAATTGGACGCCATCAAGATTCAGAGCTGGGATGGGCGAAGCTGGAGGAGCTTTCACAATAGTGCAAATTTCTTTAAAACGTCCTTTAGCTGCAACCCGGTGATGCACAGGGGGAAGCTGTACTGCCTGGGCCAAGAGGGGAATTTAGGGGTGTATGATCCCGGTAAAATCAAATGGAGAGTGCTTCCTAAACCAGCCAGTTTCGGTTCAGAGTTTCAGTACAAGAATTGCTACCTCGTCGAGTCGCAGGGGGAGCTGCTCGCTGCTCTGACGGGCGGCAACAGCGGTATGCCTGCTATTCATGTGCtgaggctcaacgagaagaagatgaagtgggagAGGATGGAGTCATTGGGTGGCCGCTCCCTCTTCACCGGAACCACATCGTCGCTGTCGATGGCCAGGCCGCCCCAATCCATGGCAAACAAGGTGTTCCTTCCCAGGTTCTACGGGCGTCCTCAGGTGATACATGCAGAACTCGCAAGCTCTGGCGGTCGTCTCTTCTTCGTGGCCAAGGAGGCAATGCCCAAGAAGGATGAAGATGGCGGCGGTGGTGCCTGGTGCTATGACCTCGATTCAGACTTCCATAGACCATTTGCAGGGGCTTCGTGCAAGAATCTGCTGCAGCATGTGTGGGTTCATCTCGGCCGTGTTGCTTCGCCCAGGAATGATTTAATGGTTATAGGCTGA
- the LOC124686452 gene encoding uncharacterized protein LOC124686452: protein MQMTEAPFLPRERLFKQQQYFQNLSKHTHLKGRYDAITSVGIPLALAASSLIMIGRGVYNMSHGIGKKQ, encoded by the exons ATGCAGATGACAGAAGCGCCATTTTTGCCACGCGAGAGGCTTTTTAAGCAGCAACAGTATTTCCAGAATCTGAGTAAGCACACTCACCTGAAAGGGCGTTACGACGCGATCACCTCCGTCGGCATCCCCCTCGCGCTTGCTGCCTCCAGCTTGATCATGATT GGTCGTGGAGTCTACAACATGTCTCATGGAATTGGGAAGAAGCAGTGA
- the LOC124689731 gene encoding pentatricopeptide repeat-containing protein At1g09900-like codes for MAAAAFPLCSPLLAAASTHQPFPFPAPPNPPRTHRRRSRFAAAAASRWLNRSRNPPDSAAANSIWVSPTASARPGQTLRRLVQLGDLDAALRLLGSMPSSEPPPVIACNILIKKLCAERRLADAERVLDALKASGAADAVSHNTLVAGYCREGRLADAERVLEAAKACGAANVVTYTALINGYCRSGRLADALDLIASMPVAPDTYTYNTVLKGLCGAKQWEDADELMEEMIRNNCHPNEVTFATQIRSFCQNGLLDRAVQVLERMPRYGCTPDVVIYSTLVNGFSEQGRVDDAVELVKTMLCRPNTVCYNAAMKGLCIAERWEDVGDLIVEMVRKDCLPNEATFSMLTSCLCQNGLVDCAVEVLEQMHKYGCRPDAVIYNTLIYCYSEQGRVDDALKLLNSMPCNPDTISFNSALKGLCRAERWYDAEELIAQMLREDCPLIEMTFNIIIDSLCQNGQVNYAIDLFELMPKYGCTPDIVTYSSLINGFSEHGLVESAIELFQSMPCKPDIFGYNAVLKGLCGAARWEDAGELISNMATKDCPPNEVTFNILVNSLCRKGLVDRAIEVFEQMPKYGSTPDIFTYNALINGFSEQGRLDDALKLLSTMSCKPDTISYNSTLKGLCKAQRWREAEEIVAEMLRNKCPPNEVTFKYANQLFIPNRIT; via the coding sequence atggccgccgccgccttccccctcTGCTCGCCGCTACTCGCCGCCGCCTCTACCCACCAGCCTTTCCCTTTCCCGGCCCCTCCGAATCCACCCAGAACCCACCGGCGGCGCTCCCGcttcgccgccgcggccgcctccagGTGGCTGAATCGCAGCAGGAACCCACCGGACAGTGCCGCGGCCAACTCCATATGGGTCAGCCCTACCGCCTCGGCCCGCCCCGGCCAGACGCTCCGCCGCCTCGTCCAGCTCGGGGACCTCGACgccgcgctccgcctcctcggcTCCATGCCCTCCTCGGAGCCGCCGCCCGTCATCGCCTGCAACATCCTCATCAAGAAGCTCTGCGCCGAGCGGCGCCTCGCCGACGCGGAGCGCGTGCTCGACGCGCTCAAGGCGTCTGGCGCGGCGGACGCGGTCTCCCACAACACCCTCGTCGCCGGGTACTGCCGCGAGGGCCGGCTAGCGGACGCGGAGCGCGTGCTCGAGGCGGCCAAGGCCTGCGGCGCCGCCAACGTCGTCACCTACACCGCGCTCATCAACGGGTACTGCCGCTCCGGCAGGCTCGCCGACGCCCTCGACCTCATCGCGTCCATGCCCGTGGCGCCCGATACCTACACCTACAACACCGTGTTGAAGGGCCTCTGTGGCGCTAAGCAGTGGGAGGACGCCGACGAGCTCATGGAGGAGATGATCAGGAACAATTGCCATCCCAATGAAGTCACATTTGCTACCCAGATCCGCTCCTTCTGCCAAAACGGGCTGCTTGACCGCGCCGTCCAGGTTCTCGAGCGAATGCCCAGGTACGGGTGCACGCCTGATGTTGTCATCTATAGCACACTAGTGAACGGGTTTTCGGAGCAAGGGCGCGTGGACGACGCCGTCGAGCTAGTAAAGACCATGCTAtgcaggcccaacaccgtctgctACAATGCGGCAATGAAGGGTCTATGCATTGCTGAACGATGGGAGGATGTCGGGGACCTCATCGTCGAGATGGTTAGGAAAGATTGCCTGCCGAATGAAGCGACATTTAGTATGCTAACCAGCTGCTTGTGCCAAAACGGGCTGGTTGATTGTGCGGTGGAAGTTCTCGAGCAAATGCACAAGTACGGATGCAGACCTGATGCCGTCATTTACAACACGTTGATCTACTGCTATTCAGAGCAAGGCCGCGTGGATGATGCGCTCAAGTTACTGAACAGCATGCCGTGCAATCCTGATACCATTAGCTTTAACTCCGCTTTGAAGGGCTTGTGTAGAGCTGAGCGATGGTACGATGCGGAGGAGCTCATAGCTCAGATGCTTAGGGAGGACTGTCCTCTGATTGAAATGACTTTTAATATAATCATCGATTCGCTTTGCCAGAATGGTCAGGTAAACTACGCAATCGATTTGTTTGAGCTGATGCCAAAGTACGGATGTACACCTGATATTGTCACATACAGTAGCCTTATTAATGGATTTTCTGAACACGGGCTTGTGGAATCTGCCATTGAGTTGTTTCAAAGCATGCCATGTAAACCTGACATCTTTGGCTATAATGCCGTGCTCAAGGGTTTGTGTGGAGCTGCGCGCTGGGAGGATGCTGGGGAGCTTATATCTAACATGGCTACAAAGGATTGCCCCCCAAATGAAGTCACATTCAATATTCTAGTGAATTCCTTGTGCCGGAAAGGGCTTGTTGATCGTGCAATTGAGGTTTTTGAGCAAATGCCAAAGTACGGAAGTACACCAGACATTTTCACATACAATGCCCTTATCAATGGATTTTCGGAACAAGGCCGCCTGGATGATGCCCTCAAGTTATTAAGCACAATGTCATGCAAGCCTGATACCATTTCCTATAACTCTACATTGAAGGGTTTGTGTAAAGCTCAGCGATGGAGGGAAGCAGAGGAGATTGTAGCtgaaatgcttagaaacaagtgtCCTCCAAATGAAGTGACATTCAAGTATGCTAATCAATTATTTATACCAAACAGGATAACTTGA
- the LOC124686451 gene encoding uncharacterized protein LOC124686451 has protein sequence MAGLLCPPSVVFSPPQYCSPPPSWWSPRRPAAICHRAPRIRSSASTSESSSTTITPSEATTTVKLTYLEFNGWVWELDGGFRILVDPILDGNLDFGIPWLFDAAKKTLKNKDGLDLAGVDLLLITQSLDDHCHLRTLTRISAATPNLPVVTTPNARPIVSALPFTNVTYIEPGESITVGGGTIEVLATAGPVLGPPWQRPENGYIIITTTTGHSLYYEPHCVYDAAFLRDRGLRADVLITPVVRQLLPANFTLVSGQEDAVDLAKQLRPSYVVPMSNGEFDAKGLLTAVLTTQGTIEAFKALLREALPQVQVMEPTPGVPLNINLNRNTSASSS, from the coding sequence ATGGCCGGCCTCCTCTGTCCTCCCTCCGTCGTCTTCTCCCCACCACAGTactgctctcctcctccatcatGGTGGTCACCTCGTCGGCCAGCAGCAATCTGCCACCGCGCCCCAAGAATTAGAAGCAGCGCCAGCACAAGTGAGTCCTCTTCCACCACCATCACCCCAAGTGAGGCGACGACGACGGTGAAGCTGACGTACCTGGAGTTCAACGGGTGGGTGTGGGAGCTGGACGGCGGCTTCCGCATCCTCGTCGACCCCATCCTAGACGGCAACCTCGACTTCGGCATCCCCTGGCTCTTCGACGCCGCCAAGAAGACACTCAAGAACAAGGACGGCCTCGACCTCGCCGGCGTGGACCTACTCCTCATCACCCAGAGCCTCGACGACCACTGCCACCTCCGCACGCTCACCCGcatctccgccgccacgccgaacCTACCGGTCGTCACCACGCCCAACGCCCGGCCCATCGTCTCCGCGCTCCCCTTCACAAACGTCACCTACATCGAGCCAGGCGAGTCCATCACCGTTGGCGGTGGCACCATCGAGGTGCTCGCCACCGCCGGCCCCGTGCTCGGCCCGCCCTGGCAGCGCCCCGAGAACGGctacatcatcatcaccaccacaacTGGGCATAGCCTCTACTACGAGCCTCACTGCGTCTACGACGCTGCCTTCCTGCGAGACAGGGGCCTGCGCGCTGACGTGCTCATCACGCCcgtcgtcaggcagctcctcccGGCAAACTTCACCCTCGTCTCCGGCCAGGAGGACGCCGTCGACCTCGCCAAGCAGCTCCGGCCGAGCTACGTCGTGCCCATGAGCAACGGCGAGTTCGATGCCAAGGGCCTCCTCACCGCTGTCCTCACGACGCAGGGCACCATCGAGGCGTTCAAGGCTCTGCTCCGGGAGGCACTCCCACAGGTGCAGGTCATGGAGCCCACGCCCGGCGTCCCACTCAACATCAACCTCAACCGCAACACTTCAGCGTCATCATCTTAG
- the LOC124689732 gene encoding uncharacterized protein LOC124689732 — protein MAAAVSSPCCSITTLPSSSSRPLFLLLLPRPSSLRLRHPHLPLSIRSRRRPIHSTSTSYNGWADLPAADPDPAFFRIAAGPNAPLLLLLLLPAAAALSLSRLPPIPLLAATFAAGFATARHLAPAPSSHHHQRLAALLADLDARLLSFKDRLLSSSSSDEGLVLQSLDRARDAVRECAAAAYGQAGGTNASGAAPEGDALRDVARDVAGYFGTWAKDALRDLSFASRRKKPAVPKVVAPAASAVTDSKVDPGAAGVAHAQQGDGDKRTASARAGTKRAGIGEDKPLGSAVVGTARPLDMLPFDGQDADDGPDDAGFSSESGQGDERLERLVFKHRRGGRGVRTDDPFAFEDGDGFATESAESSLLERTLEIRDRSYRLKIERRNGGESRASGARKKPADESVSNTVSADETTLSDHGAMGSDAEEFSRNVKEAAEILRKARECMMARDDEEAADALLYRSASLLSTAVALRPTSLAAVGQLGNTYLLHGELKLKISRELRTLLANSGAYLSGRERVARSGKLDRRILNRDNISSALVDVCEECESLLVEAGRSYRMAVSIDSGDVKALYNWGLALTFRGQLLADIGPEAAVDADRVYLAAIDKFDAMLSKSNTYAPEALYRWGSTLQQRSQLRSRNNKEKIRLLEQAKSLFEDVLYVEGNNKMVREALSSCISELNYHGRWLQ, from the exons atggcagCAGCGGTCTCCTCGCCGTGCTGCTCCATCACTActctcccttcttcttcctcgcgccctctcttcctcctcctcctcccgaggCCCTccagcctccgcctccgccacccGCATCTCCCCCTCTCCATCCGCTCCCGCCGGCGACCTATCCATTCCACCAGCACGTCCTACAACGGCTGGGCCGACCTCCCCGCCGCCGACCCGGACCCCGCGTTCTTCCGCATCGCCGCCGGCCCCAAcgccccgctcctcctcctcctcctcctccccgccgccgccgccctctccctctcccgccTCCCGCCCATCCCGCTCCTCGCCGCCACCTTCGCCGCCGGCTTCGCCACCGCCAGGCACCTCGCCCCCGCCCcctcctcccaccaccaccagcGCCTCGCCGCCCTCCTCGCGGATCTCGACGCCCGCCTCCTCTCCTTCAAGGaccgcctcctctcctcctcctcctccgacgaaggcCTCGTCCTCCAATCCCTCGACCGCGCGCGGGATGCGGTCCGGGAGTGCGCGGCCGCCGCGTACGGCCAGGCCGGAGGTACCAACGCCAGCGGCGCCGCGCCGGAGGGCGACGCGCTGCGCGATGTGGCCAGGGACGTCGCCGGCTACTTCGGGACCTGGGCCAAGGACGCCCTGCGGGACCTCAGCTTCGCCTCGCGGCGGAAGAAACCCGCCGTCCCCAAGGTCGTCGCCCCTGCTGCTTCTGCCGTGACCGATTCCAAAGTTGATCCAGGCGCTGCTGGTGTAGCTCATGCTCAGCAAGGGGATGGGGATAAACGCACGGCGTCGGCCCGCGCAGGGACGAAACGCGCCGGCATTGGTGAAGACAAGCCGTTGGGTTCAGCGGTCGTCGGTACCGCGAGGCCGCTCGACATGCTGCCGTTCGATGGACAGGATGCCGATGATGGGCCGGACGATGCAGGGTTCAGTTCTGAGAGTGGGCAGGGAGACGAGCGATTGGAGAGGCTGGTGTTCAAGCACAGGCGCGGTGGCAGAGGTGTGCGGACCGACGACCCCTTTGCATTTGAAGATGGCGATGGGTTTGCAACCGAATCCGCCGAGTCCTCTTTGCTCGAGAGGACGCTCGAGATCCGGGACAGGTCCTACCGGTTGAAGATTGAGCGCCGCAACGGCGGTGAGAGCCGAGCAAGTGGAGCACGGAAGAAACCAGCTGATGAATCCGTGAGTAACACTGTAAGTGCTGATGAAACTACACTTTCAGACCATGGGGCCATGGGTTCAGATGCTGAAGAGTTCAGCCGCAACGTTAAGGAGGCTGCAGAGATCCTGAGGAAGGCGAGGGAGTGCATGATGGCTAGGGATGACGAAGAAGCCGCGGACGCGCTGCTGTACAGGTCAGCAAGCCTTTTGTCCACAGCTGTAGCGTTGAGGCCGACGAGCTTGGCAGCGGTGGGTCAGCTGGGGAACACGTACCTCCTCCATGGagagctcaagctcaagatcagccGCGagctgaggacgctgttggccaaCAGCGGAGCTTATCTCAGTGGAAGAGAGCGTGTCGCGCGGTCCGGTAAGCTGGATAGAAGAATACTGAATAGAGACAACATTTCGTCCGCGCTAGTTGATGTTTGCGAGGAGTGTGAGAGCCTCCTTGTTGAGGCCGGGAGAAGCTATAGAATGGCTGTGTCCATTGATTCGGGTGATGTCAAGGCGTTGTACAATTGGGGACTGGCGCTTACCTTCCGTGGCCAACTGCTCGCCGACATCGGACCG GAAGCGGCAGTTGATGCAGATCGGGTGTACTTGGCTGCGATCGATAAGTTTGACGCCATGTTATCTAAAAGCAACACCTACGCTCCAGAAG CTCTCTACCGATGGGGCAGCACGCTACAGCAGCGATCCCAGTTGCGCTCTCGGAACAACAAGGAGAAGATCAGGCTTCTGGAGCAGGCAAAGAGTTTGTTTGAAGACGTCCTGTACGTAGAGGGCAACAACAAGATGGTCAGGGAAGCGCTGTCGTCGTGCATATCGGAGCTTAACTACCATGGACGATGGCTGCAGTGA